A genomic stretch from Solanum stenotomum isolate F172 chromosome 8, ASM1918654v1, whole genome shotgun sequence includes:
- the LOC125872072 gene encoding protein LIFEGUARD 4-like — protein MWQQTWNTPYRKDDVEAGARPLYPAMLENPQLRWGFIRKVYSILCFQLLMTIGVAAVVVRVHPIAHFFVSTGAGLALYILLIISPFITLCPLYYYHQKHPVNFLLLGLFTVTLAFAVGLTCAFTSGKVILESVILTTAVVLSLTVYTFWAARRGHDFNFLGPFLFGALMVLMLFAFIQLLFPLGRLSLMIYGCLASILFCAYIIYDTDNLIKRYTYDEYIWAAVALYLDVINLFLSILTIFRASE, from the exons ATGTGGCAGCAGACGTGGAATACGCCTTACCGGAAAGATGACGTGGAAGCCGGAGCAAGGCCGTTGTATCCGGCGATGTTGGAGAATCCACAACTCCGTTGGGGTTTTATTAGGAAAGTTTACTCAATTTTGTGTTTTCAGTTGCTCATGACTATTGGTGTTGCCGCTGTGGTTGTTAGGGTTCACCCAATTGCACATTTTTTTGTGTCAACTGGGGCAGGATTAGCTCTCTATATTCTTCTTATCATCTCTCCCTTCATCA CATTGTGCCCCTTGTATTACTATCACCAGAAACATCCGGTCAATTTCTTGCTTCTTGGGTTGTTTACAGTTACTCTGGCCTTTGCTGTGGGATTGACTTGTGCCTTCACCAGTg GGAAAGTAATATTGGAGTCCGTCATATTAACAACAGCAGTTGTGCTTAGTTTGACAGTATACACATTTTGGGCAGCAAGGAGAGGCCACGATTTCAATTTCCTTGGACCATTCTTATTTGGTGCCCTTATGGTTCTCATGTTGTTTGCCTTTATTCAG CTACTGTTTCCTCTGGGTAGGCTCTCTCTGATGATCTATGGCTGTTTAGCCTCCATTTTGTTCTGCGCATATATAATTTATGATACCGACAATTTAATCAAGCGCTACACTTATGATGAATACATCTGGGCTGCAGTTGCCTTGTATCTGGACGTTATCAATCTCTTCCTATCTATATTGACTATTTTTAGAGCTTCTGAATAG
- the LOC125872071 gene encoding protein TIFY 4B-like isoform X1, whose protein sequence is MPAEETVSKSPLDKPLNQLTDDDISQLTREDCRRYLKQKGMRKPSWNKSQAIQQVISLKALLEPDTDAGTRKKLHIPRADTHVQRGKNTYGEPSEPVPDRRNQQDRPDLSSQITALPVAVVDNSAPSRTIGSADKPVGQMTIFYRGKVNVYDDVPADKAQKITCLASSPLCVPSETPSNATVAARHSACCLQAANSKLCLDTDMVPTIQTVKMSEVSRVPIEESSRLYNDNPEAVESPASRKASVQRYLEKRKERFKWKRKVETTSSASLDIYLSDRIGTRTPSDYARGADLCFTPHITPTGSGPIQDNIQMNPTFSSDLNDTDVRE, encoded by the exons ATGCCGGCGGAAGAAACAGTTTCCAAGTCACCTCTCGATAAACCTCTCAATCAACTCACTGACGATGACATTTCTCAGCTCACACGCGAAGACTGCCGTCGTTACCTCAAACAAAAAG GAATGAGAAAGCCGTCCTGGAATAAATCACAAGCGATTCAGCAAGTTATATCGTTGAAGGCTCTCCTCGAGCCGGATACTGACGCCGGAACTCGGAAGAAGCTTCACATTCCTCGTGCAGATACTCAT GTCCAGAGAGGGAAAAATACCTATGGCGAACCTTCTGAACCAGTGCCTGATAGAAGAAATCAGCAGGACAGACCTGATCTTTCCAGTCAAATTACTGCCCTTCCGGTCGCTGTTGTTGATAATTCAGCTCCTTCTAG AACAATAGGTTCAGCAGATAAACCAGTAGGACAAATGACAATCTTCTATAGAGGCAAGGTGAATGTCTATGATGATGTGCCTGCCGACAAG GCACAAAAAATCACGTGTCTTGCTTCAAGCCCTCTTTGTGTGCCTTCAGAAACTCCATCGAATGCCACTGTAGCAGCTCGACATTCAGCATGCTGCTTACAAGCTGCAAATAGTAAACTATGCCTAGATACTGATATGGTACCGACTATTCAAACAG TGAAAATGAGTGAGGTTTCTCGAGTTCCTATAGAAGAAAGCAGCCGCTTATACAATGATAATCCTG AAGCAGTGGAGAGCCCCGCAAGCAGGAAAGCATCAGTACAAAGATATCTTGAGAAGCGAAAAGAAAG GTTCAAGTGGAAGAGAAAGGTAGAAACAACTTCATCAGCTAGCTTGGATATCTATTTAAGTGATCGAATTGGGACTCGTACGCCAAGTGACTATGCAAGAGGGGCTGATCTTTGCTTCACACCCCACATTACACCTACAGGAAGTGGTCCTATACAAGACAATATTCAGATGAATCCCACTTTTTCTAGTGATCTCAATGACACAG ATGTTAGAGAGTGA
- the LOC125872071 gene encoding protein TIFY 4B-like isoform X2, which produces MPAEETVSKSPLDKPLNQLTDDDISQLTREDCRRYLKQKGMRKPSWNKSQAIQQVISLKALLEPDTDAGTRKKLHIPRADTHVQRGKNTYGEPSEPVPDRRNQQDRPDLSSQITALPVAVVDNSAPSRTIGSADKPVGQMTIFYRGKVNVYDDVPADKAQKITCLASSPLCVPSETPSNATVAARHSACCLQAANSKLCLDTDMVPTIQTVKMSEVSRVPIEESSRLYNDNPEAVESPASRKASVQRYLEKRKER; this is translated from the exons ATGCCGGCGGAAGAAACAGTTTCCAAGTCACCTCTCGATAAACCTCTCAATCAACTCACTGACGATGACATTTCTCAGCTCACACGCGAAGACTGCCGTCGTTACCTCAAACAAAAAG GAATGAGAAAGCCGTCCTGGAATAAATCACAAGCGATTCAGCAAGTTATATCGTTGAAGGCTCTCCTCGAGCCGGATACTGACGCCGGAACTCGGAAGAAGCTTCACATTCCTCGTGCAGATACTCAT GTCCAGAGAGGGAAAAATACCTATGGCGAACCTTCTGAACCAGTGCCTGATAGAAGAAATCAGCAGGACAGACCTGATCTTTCCAGTCAAATTACTGCCCTTCCGGTCGCTGTTGTTGATAATTCAGCTCCTTCTAG AACAATAGGTTCAGCAGATAAACCAGTAGGACAAATGACAATCTTCTATAGAGGCAAGGTGAATGTCTATGATGATGTGCCTGCCGACAAG GCACAAAAAATCACGTGTCTTGCTTCAAGCCCTCTTTGTGTGCCTTCAGAAACTCCATCGAATGCCACTGTAGCAGCTCGACATTCAGCATGCTGCTTACAAGCTGCAAATAGTAAACTATGCCTAGATACTGATATGGTACCGACTATTCAAACAG TGAAAATGAGTGAGGTTTCTCGAGTTCCTATAGAAGAAAGCAGCCGCTTATACAATGATAATCCTG AAGCAGTGGAGAGCCCCGCAAGCAGGAAAGCATCAGTACAAAGATATCTTGAGAAGCGAAAAGAAAG GTGA